A single window of Oceanidesulfovibrio indonesiensis DNA harbors:
- the pgm gene encoding phosphoglucomutase (alpha-D-glucose-1,6-bisphosphate-dependent): MAVHPLAGKQAPESVLPNIPRLMTQYYAITPDPADPGQRVSFGTSGHRGVSADGSFNERHIAAVTQAVCEHRASQKINGPLFLGMDTHALSEAAMATALEVLAANGVTVMVQKDFGYTPTPVVSHAILTFNRDNPGATADGIVITPSHNPPDNGGFKYNPPHGGPADTDVTKSVEQRANELLEKKLDGVKRIPYARALKAETTREYDYVQPYVADLANIVDMEAVARAGLKIGVDPLGGSGIGFWEPIAERYGLDITVVNKHVDPRFAFMPLDKDGAIRMDCSSRYAMAGLLALKDQFDIAFGNDPDYDRHGIVTPAGLMNPNHYLSVAVDYLFSHRPNWKKELKAGKTVVTSMMLDKVAAALGRQVYETPVGFKFFVEGLGSGFLGIGCEESAGASFLRQDGTVWTTDKDGLVMDLLAAEIMAVRGKAPDAIYNELAGKFGAPLYERYEAPANREQKAAFKQLTPDMVTADTLAGEPIAQILTNAPGNDAPIGGLKVATENGWFAARPSGTEDVYKIYVESFKGENHMKQLHEEAQSIVDAAFKAAGV, from the coding sequence ATGGCCGTGCATCCACTGGCCGGGAAGCAGGCGCCGGAGTCCGTCCTGCCCAATATCCCGCGCCTCATGACCCAGTACTACGCGATCACCCCCGACCCCGCAGACCCTGGACAGCGCGTTTCCTTCGGCACATCGGGCCACCGCGGCGTCTCGGCCGACGGCTCGTTCAACGAGCGCCACATCGCCGCCGTGACCCAGGCCGTGTGCGAGCACCGCGCGTCGCAGAAGATTAACGGTCCCCTCTTTCTGGGCATGGACACGCACGCCCTGTCCGAGGCCGCCATGGCCACGGCCCTGGAAGTGCTCGCCGCCAACGGCGTCACCGTCATGGTGCAGAAGGATTTCGGCTACACGCCAACGCCGGTTGTCTCCCACGCCATACTCACCTTCAACCGCGACAATCCCGGCGCAACGGCGGACGGCATCGTCATCACGCCCTCCCACAACCCCCCGGACAACGGCGGCTTCAAGTACAATCCTCCACACGGCGGGCCGGCGGACACGGACGTGACCAAATCAGTGGAGCAACGCGCCAACGAACTGCTGGAGAAGAAGCTCGACGGTGTGAAGCGCATTCCATACGCCAGGGCCCTGAAGGCCGAGACCACCCGCGAGTACGACTACGTGCAGCCGTACGTGGCGGACCTGGCGAACATCGTGGACATGGAAGCCGTGGCCCGCGCCGGGCTGAAGATCGGCGTGGACCCGCTGGGCGGCTCGGGCATCGGCTTCTGGGAGCCCATCGCCGAGCGCTACGGCCTGGACATCACCGTGGTGAACAAGCATGTGGACCCGCGCTTCGCCTTCATGCCCCTGGACAAGGACGGCGCCATCCGCATGGACTGCTCGTCCAGATACGCCATGGCCGGGCTGCTCGCGCTCAAGGACCAGTTCGACATCGCCTTCGGCAACGACCCGGACTACGACCGCCACGGCATCGTGACGCCGGCCGGGCTCATGAACCCGAACCACTACCTCTCCGTGGCCGTGGATTATCTGTTCTCACATCGGCCGAACTGGAAAAAGGAGCTCAAGGCGGGCAAGACCGTGGTCACGTCCATGATGCTGGACAAGGTGGCCGCGGCCCTGGGCCGCCAGGTGTACGAGACGCCCGTGGGCTTCAAGTTCTTCGTGGAGGGCCTCGGCTCCGGCTTCCTCGGCATCGGCTGCGAGGAGTCGGCCGGCGCGTCCTTCCTGCGACAGGACGGCACAGTCTGGACCACGGACAAGGACGGCCTCGTCATGGACCTCCTGGCCGCGGAGATCATGGCCGTGCGCGGCAAAGCGCCGGACGCCATATACAATGAACTCGCCGGCAAATTCGGCGCGCCTCTGTATGAGCGATACGAAGCCCCGGCCAACCGCGAGCAAAAAGCCGCGTTCAAACAGCTCACGCCTGACATGGTCACGGCCGACACCCTGGCCGGGGAACCCATCGCCCAGATCCTCACGAACGCGCCGGGCAACGACGCTCCCATCGGCGGCCTCAAGGTGGCCACGGAAAACGGCTGGTTCGCCGCCCGGCCCTCCGGCACCGAGGACGTCTACAAGATCTACGTGGAAAGCTTTAAAGGCGAAAACCACATGAAACAACTGCACGAGGAAGCGCAGTCCATCGTGGACGCGGCGTTCAAGGCCGCAGGGGTGTAA
- a CDS encoding class I SAM-dependent DNA methyltransferase has protein sequence MSGSNQLWKATYDAETQDQLNEAYKHWATEYDRDTVQGMGYVGPVTACKMLDNYLESPKSRVLDAGCGTGLVGEILARHGYGRLDAMDISKDMLEVAAQKDVYGKLIQADMNEPLKKLTDDTYDASICVGTFTYAHVGPDAFDELIRITKPGGYVCFTIRDGAYQEYGYRQRMHELEATNQWELLEMAKQDYLVKEGVTAKFCVYRVGNC, from the coding sequence ATGAGCGGTTCCAATCAACTGTGGAAAGCCACCTACGACGCTGAGACTCAGGACCAGCTGAACGAAGCCTACAAACACTGGGCTACCGAGTACGACCGCGACACCGTGCAGGGTATGGGCTACGTGGGCCCCGTGACCGCGTGCAAAATGCTCGACAACTACCTCGAATCTCCAAAAAGCCGCGTCCTCGACGCCGGCTGCGGCACCGGCCTCGTCGGCGAGATACTCGCCCGGCACGGATACGGACGCCTCGACGCCATGGACATCTCCAAGGATATGCTTGAGGTCGCCGCGCAGAAAGACGTTTACGGCAAACTTATTCAGGCGGACATGAACGAGCCGCTGAAGAAGCTCACGGACGACACCTACGACGCCAGCATCTGCGTGGGCACCTTCACCTACGCCCACGTGGGGCCGGATGCATTCGACGAACTCATCCGCATCACCAAGCCCGGCGGCTACGTCTGCTTCACCATCCGCGACGGCGCCTACCAGGAATACGGCTATCGCCAGCGCATGCACGAACTGGAAGCCACGAACCAGTGGGAGCTGCTGGAAATGGCCAAGCAGGACTATCTGGTCAAGGAAGGCGTGACCGCCAAATTCTGCGTGTACCGCGTGGGCAATTGTTAG